The Caenorhabditis elegans chromosome II genome has a segment encoding these proteins:
- the gyf-1 gene encoding GYF domain-containing protein gyf-1 (Confirmed by transcript evidence), translating into MSSVSSAEPTAQQNFNPSWMRPNAANRGGSISSGNNRSSGFGGGGFDDGGDKLQHNINSSKAMSLLSHADRASIAAGAAYGSGYGAASGALQNGQSPTSRWAPKSSWNKGTPDRGTGTTPRGGGSVGRASGAFFAGRGGGRIGGENGFGGATNGGSPAAQNEDSPGTYQSKFNALRRGGGAGSVGRGGSTTGSAFNTRADALYNPNDPTDRPKAVNPAATRSESDEEEEEGWSKVGSTSRTSTNAAPQSSERPAWARSESWIQRTQQQQQQQQQQSTQQQAQPPITLWNNREVGSDSTVWKDRNHMVAAVRKASTENHPPQQQQQQQQRSSAPVSAPSRQESESTDVPNLPIPTYPSDPSAWSNNSMGGGIFYQPTPQPPAPIVKEEPVQFYYMDPTETRRGPFPKDQMNVWFKAGYFTDESLRVQRGENGEYKTIGDLKKLHGSSTPFEYLEDIEPPRPILPSIPYPSATNPLYPAAFGGVNMWSSMGQPTDVYMMQTNFEQQLVAERNRLLDDHNRRLAEEAEKMAKFQEAMYRQLTMQHEQRVREQELLLQKRAEEIEKREAESKREEAARLQKLEQEAREIEERKAALEAEDRRKREIEEYNRMCEKKKNEIIAKEAADRMRLEEATERERRRLEAESRVAEEKIRRDRVRAELEAREREEERKRAAERERIARETASLQQQAELDAAWAGKKIATVTTSNSAFTGAPKQVSPSGSEESDEWISTSKEVKHTKTAPWAAKVEAPQKSEKTLLEIQKEEERKFKVEQEKNAKLKAKEQASNITSAAAIAGDKSGGLWGASKTWAAPESNSSKSYVSPFLDGPSLEAANKMALQKKNSQPKIAVPAKSAPTSAKVATPVKAKATAVAVSSPATNQKTKKTKEQVATDELQQWFVKRFQQFSTQVDSSTLFDCIMSLENPNEVEDIVMSYLDESKTVKEFVREFIKRRIAMRAAGGRPDADDLTSARTAAAAPSDSNSGSNSNSGNGQGKKKKKTQKQVLDGNILGFRGTAAADRLNKGEIDAVPSAPVNPSRR; encoded by the exons ATGTCGTCAGTTTCGTCCGCCGAGCCAACTGctcaacaaaatttcaatccaAGCTG GATGCGTCCAAATGCTGCTAACCGTGGTGGCTCAATTTCTTCGGGAAACAATCGTTCCTCTGGATTTGGTGGGGGTGGATTTGACGATGGCGGCGAT aaactgcAACACAACATAAACTCTTCGAAAGCAATGTCTCTTTTATCGCACGCTGATCGAGCCTCAATTGCTGCTGGAGCTGCTTATGGAAGTGGATATGGAGCCGCTTCCGGAGCACTTCAAAACGGACAATCACCAACCAGTCGCTGGGCTCCGAAATCATCTTGGA ATAAAGGCACACCGGATCGTGGCACCGGTACAACTCCTCGTGGTGGTGGATCTGTTGGTCGAGCAAGTGGAGCATTCTTTGCAGGCCGTGGTGGCGGACGAATCGGCGGAGAAAACGGGTTTGGCGGCGCGACCAATGGTGGCTCGCCAGCTGCTCAAAACGAAGATTCTCCTGGAACATATCAATCAAAGTTCAATGCACTTCGTCGTGGCGGTGGCGCGGGAAGCGTCGGTCGTGGTGGCAGCACGACGGGTTCAGCTTTTAACACTAGAGCTGACGCTTTGTACAACCCGAACGATCCAACTG ATCGTCCAAAGGCGGTGAATCCTGCTGCAACTCGAAGCGAGAGCGATGAAGAAGAGGAGGAAGGATGGTCGAAAGTTGGAAGTACATCTCGAACCTCCACCAATGCGGCCCCTCAATCATCTGAACGTCCTGCTTGGGCTCGTTCTGAATCTTGGATTCAACGTACAcagcaacaacagcaacaacaacagcagcaaTCGACTCAGCAGCAAGCACAACCTCCAATTACTCTGTGGAATAATCGAGAAGTTGGTTCTGATTCAACTGTTTGGAAAGATCGGAATCACATGGTTGCTGCGGTTAGAAAGGCATCCACAGAAAATCATCCaccacaacaacaacagcaacaacaacaacgtTCATCTGCTCCAGTTTCTGCTCCTTCTCGGCAAGAGAGTGAATCAACGGATGTTCCGAATCTTCCTATTCCTACATATCCTTCTGATCCATCAGCGTGGTCTAATAATTCGATGGGAGGTGGTATTTTCTATCAACCAACGCCACAGCCACCAGCTCCGATTGTAAAAGAAGAACCTGTTCAGTTTTACTACATGGATCCAACAGAAACTCGTCGTGGTCCTTTCCCTAAAGATCAAATGAATGTATGGTTCAAAGCGGGTTATTTTACGGATGAATCACTTCGAGTTCAGAGAGGCGAAAACGGAGAATATAAAACGATCG gtgacctcaaaaaattgcatgGATCCTCGACGCcatttgaatatttggaaGATATTGAGCCTCCACGCCCAATTTTGCCGTCGATCCCTTACCCGTCCGCGACGAATCCTTTGTATCCAGCTGCATTTGGTGGAGTGAACATGTGGTCAAGCATGGGTCAACCTACTGATGTATATATGATGCagacaaattttgaacagcAGCTGGTAGCCGAGCGCAACAGACTTCTCGATGATCACAACAGACGCCTCGCCGAAGAGGCcgaaaaaatggccaaatttCAAGAAGCTATGTACCGTCAACTGACAATGCAGCATGAGCAACGTGTGAGAGAACAGGAACTTCTTTTGCAAAAACGTGcggaagaaatcgaaaaacgtgAGGCTGAATCGAAGAGAGAAGAAGCCGCGCGTCTCCAGAAGTTGGAGCAAGAAGCACGTGAAATCGAAGAACGAAAAGCTGCCTTGGAAGCTGAGGATCGTCGAAAGAGAGAAATTGAAGAGTATAACAGAATGtgtgaaaagaagaagaacgaaattattgcaaaagaaGCTGCCGATAGAATGCGCCTTGAAGAAGCTACTGAACGAGAAAGACGACGTCTGGAAGCTGAATCACGCGTGGCAGAAGAAAAGATTCGACGGGATCGTGTGAGAGCGGAACTTGAGGCACGTGAAAGAGAAGAAGAGCGAAAAAGAGCTGCCGAACGAGAGAGAATCGCTCGTGAAACTGCTTCCCTTCAACAACAGGCTGAGCTAGACGCCGCTTGGGCTGGAAAGAAAATTGCGACAGTAACCACTTCCAACTCTGCATTCACTGGTGCACCGAAGCAAGTATCACCTAGTGGCAGTGAAGAATCAGATGAATGGATCTCTACCAGCAAGGAAGTTAAGCACACGAAAACTGCTCCATGGGCTGCAAAGGTCGAAGCTcctcaaaaaagtgagaagaCATTGCTTGAGAttcagaaagaagaagaacgtAAATTCAAAGTGGAGCAGGAGAAGAACGCCAAGTTGAAGGCAAAAGAACAAGCTTCCAATATCACATCCGCTGCTGCTATCGCTGGAGACAAAAGTGGTGGACTTTGGGGAGCATCCAAGACTTGGGCTGCTCCAGAGTCAAATAGCTCAAAAAGCTATGTTTCTCCATTCCTTGATGGACCATCTTTGGAAGCAGCGAACAAg atGGCTTTGCAAAAGAAGAACTCCCAGCCAAAGATAGCTGTTCCAGCCAAGTCTGCTCCGACTTCAGCAAAAGTTGCCACTCCAGTCAAAGCAAAAGCAACAGCAGTGGCCGTATCGTCTCCTGCTACCaatcaaaagacgaaaaagaCCAAGGAACAGGTTGCTACGGATGAGTTGCAGCAGTGGTTTGTCAAACGATTCCAGCAGTTTTCGACTCAAGTTGATTCTTCGACCCTGTTCGATTGCATAATGTCACTTGAAAATCCAAATGAG gtCGAAGATATTGTCATGTCGTACTTGGACGAATCGAAAACTGTGAAGGAATTTGTTCGCGAATTCATCAAGCGTCGCATTGCAATGCGTGCTGCTGGAGGTCGTCCAGATGCCGAC gatTTGACTTCTGCTCGTACTGCCGCCGCTGCTCCATCCGATTCCAACTCTGGATCCAACTCGAATTCTGGAAATGGTCAGggcaagaaaaagaagaag actcaaAAGCAAGTTCTCGATGGAAATATTCTCGGATTCCGTGGAACTGCTGCCGCTGACCGTCTTAACAAGGGCGAAATCGACGCAGTCCCATCGGCTCCGGTGAATCCTTCGCGCCGTTAG
- the gyf-1 gene encoding GYF domain-containing protein gyf-1 (Confirmed by transcript evidence), which yields MSYLDESKTVKEFVREFIKRRIAMRAAGGRPDADDLTSARTAAAAPSDSNSGSNSNSGNGQGKKKKKTQKQVLDGNILGFRGTAAADRLNKGEIDAVPSAPVNPSRR from the exons ATGTCGTACTTGGACGAATCGAAAACTGTGAAGGAATTTGTTCGCGAATTCATCAAGCGTCGCATTGCAATGCGTGCTGCTGGAGGTCGTCCAGATGCCGAC gatTTGACTTCTGCTCGTACTGCCGCCGCTGCTCCATCCGATTCCAACTCTGGATCCAACTCGAATTCTGGAAATGGTCAGggcaagaaaaagaagaag actcaaAAGCAAGTTCTCGATGGAAATATTCTCGGATTCCGTGGAACTGCTGCCGCTGACCGTCTTAACAAGGGCGAAATCGACGCAGTCCCATCGGCTCCGGTGAATCCTTCGCGCCGTTAG